The DNA region GCGAACAGAATactttcggtggcctgcgacattctcggcgcatgtggccatatccaccacatcggaaacactgtgtctggaaggacactctcctccctgatgatgattgggtccggtcagcgtggctattttcggctcgacggcggggtggcggtgttgaagttcCGGATCCACCTTCGGACCCGTTTCCAGAAATttgacggtgtgattcctgttgctggacTACTGATTCTCCGGATCTGAGGGGcttcggacggctttcccccggcggagaaagtcgtgtctggccAGCTGGTGCCGGCGGGATTGATTTcctatgatcagttgtttgtacctgttctccggtatccacagaaaaacttgcttgatatcggtttagctgacggggagtgtacgtcaggtgaggttcctccacgaaacctggcttcgagggtggccgggtgtactggctcatctgccactggaccagttcaaaaacttttcctttacggagaagttcatcatacgtcttggtctcctggaaggccaaggcctgttgtaagggcggaatcaacctttgtcggatgagtcggatctgctccacctcggatggttttgtataggtgagcttctggaacaagttctgcatccgagtaacatacagaagcagcttttcttcaggtccttgtgttcgtctttttatttcctccaacagattctcctcatagttgacaggcagaaatgcttctttcagttggttggaaaaatcttcccagtcctcgaaagtacctctcctgggaataaaccaatcccttgcatctttccgtagtaattcataaactgattcgaaaacttgttccagggacactttacgggattcagccagcctctccacttcctcaaggaatccggtcacacttccagtgccatcaaaggaaatgttccatttgtgtacagggacagtcggtattgttgatcgggactccggttctgatctggcaggtgtagtGACAATTGGTCGGTTAGgacttatccacggtgcaggtaagtgtggaaaagacacccttcgtgtagaattaatccatctaccctgtgtcagaccctcaggtgttgttgttctacagtcctgtgactgcgtgagaggtatcgctggtaactgtcgcagtaatgctgtacatgtctgccttgtctcattcatgacttcTTCTAATGTTGGGttccttacaggtgttccagtatgtgagacatcgaccgctacaggagggtcgacaccatctcccaagtcgataagcgatggctctcggagccctgaaatccgttccggttggatTGGTGACACACCAGgcgaactgggcacctccacatctaagagagaccTCCGATGTCGGTTAGATGGTTGCGGCCgttcacgattactcttctgacgtagctcctctagtgtctccaacgccttagctgtagttgccttcatttgtccaactagttgtaactgtgttgtgtctgcagtaacaataaagtccagccttccttgtatgtgtatcaatcgggtgtaaattcgcgaaaattcgttagccgcattctcatgattgaagttctgaagggattccactaaatcggtgagtttattttggcaaatctcaatctccgaggcggggttcaatgatgttgggggtaatagaggttcattagcctgaagtacttgtcgtagtagactccgtttagtcatcacagtacccggtatcgattgtcctctcagttgtaattcgtatgtaagttcatcactgagtaaccggtttacatccatgttcgacatattattatcaacgaagtccgattcagaacgcac from Coccinella septempunctata chromosome 1, icCocSept1.1, whole genome shotgun sequence includes:
- the LOC123314861 gene encoding uncharacterized protein LOC123314861, which codes for MFHLCTGTVGIVDRDSGSDLAGVVTIGRLGLIHGAGVPVCETSTATGGSTPSPKSISDGSRSPEIRSGWIGDTPGELGTSTSKRDLRCRLDGCGRSRLLF